In one Babylonia areolata isolate BAREFJ2019XMU chromosome 12, ASM4173473v1, whole genome shotgun sequence genomic region, the following are encoded:
- the LOC143287902 gene encoding uncharacterized protein LOC143287902, producing the protein MVPTSAVSDMNNYHSMNNYNAGASTFYDSMNECYFVVAVLLWKFCPPVVLILGTFGNIMSIFIMGRTSSGESTVNIFFLAIAVGDLVTLYTGITLKWLEVSFGLIFPSGWPLLMWITPASGAIVSWMLVCVTLQRVLSVVWPHHVHRIYTRKRVFLLIGGVTAFLAALYSHSLYCFYPVSQRNDSSYNCISSSPQYAWFIDKVFSYVDLVVFSVVPFVCLAVGNSVLIWKLTASARAAGRSMATASSQHMVKRNQNNTSVTLTVLVVSMTFLVLTLPSALFYVLFFAKDQTALAPRKAADVYLFSTLGILLADSNSAVNFYLYCLTGRRFREEFMKIVCWWKTTTPRGNS; encoded by the exons ATGGTGCCAACTTCAGCAGTGAGTGACATGAACAACTATCACAGCATGAACAACTATAACGCAGGCGCAAGTACATTTTACGACAGCATGAACGAATGCTactttgt AGTGGCCGTGCTGCTGTGGAAGTTCTGTCCCCCTGTCGTCCTCATCCTGGGAACGTTTGGCAACATCATGAGCATCTTCATCATGGGCAGAACCTCATCAGGGGAGTCTACCGTTAACATTTTCTTCCTCGCCATAGCGGTTGGGGATCTGGTGACCCTGTACACAG GTATAACGTTGAAGTGGCTGGAGGTGTCCTTCGGCCTGATCTTCCCGAGCGGGTGGCCCCTGTTGATGTGGATCACCCCAGCTTCTGGAGCCATCGTCAGCTGGATGCTGGTGTGTGTGACGCTGCAGAGAGTGCTGTCCGTCGTGTGGCCACACCACGTCCACAGGATCTACACCAGGAAAAGGGTGTTCCTGCTTATCGGCGGCGTCACGGCGTTCCTGGCGGCTCTGTATTCGCACAGTCTGTACTGTTTTTACCCCGTCTCTCAGCGGAACGACTCCAGCTACAACTGCATCTCTTCGTCTCCGCAGTACGCCTGGTTCATAGACAAGGTGTTTTCCTACGTGGACTTGGTGGTGTTCAGCGTGGTGCCTTTCGTCTGTCTGGCGGTGGGAAACAGTGTGCTGATCTGGAAGCTCACCGCCTCCGCCAGAGCAGCAGGCAGAAGCATGGCGACGGCATCAAGTCAGCACATGGTGAAGCGGAACCAGAACAACACGTCCGTGACCCTCACGGTTCTGGTGGTGTCCATGACCTTCCTCGTGCTCACCTTGCCCTCAGCCTTGTTCTACGTGCTGTTTTTCGCCAAGGACCAGACGGCCTTGGCCCCGCGAAAGGCCGCGGACGTGTACCTGTTCTCCACGCTGGGTATTCTGCTGGCGGATTCCAACAGCGCGGTCAACTTTTACCTGTACTGCCTGACTGGGCGGCGGTTCAGAGAGGAGTTTATGAAGATCGTGTGTTGGTGGAAAACCACGACACCCCGAGGGAACTCTTAG